The segment AGAACCGAACGACTACCTAAATgtataaaaaatactaattatatatacatataacataacaatatactagatcatgatccgctcgaccgagcgggaatcAAACTTTTTTATACCTTTAAGGcgtgttcgtttggttgccgcaggTCCGGCGTTAGCGCCAGCGGCAATGATTCTCGCACAAAGCTTGTTCGTTTCATCGACGCCGGTACGTGCGTCTGCGTCTGCGTCTAAACGCTAGCACCTGCGTCAGACGCCGAGAAAATCCCGCGGTCGCGACTTATTTTCTGCGTCAACCTAACCTAATTACCATTTTACCCTTAACCTAATTCACTAATTACCCAAAAAACCTAAGATATTTGACGCAACTCTACGCCTGACGCCTCTCATGCTTCCATTGACGCAACTCGACGCACAGTTCTCTGACGAACATCTTTCGATCTCCGACGAACTCCGAGCTATCTCGCTCGATCTCCGGCGAACTCCGACATCTcaagctctctctctcgatctccgGCGAACTCCGAGCTCTCTCTCGATCCATCTCgcagagctctctctctctctggatcCATCTCgcagagctctctctctctctctcaatctccgacatctcaagctctctctctcgatctacGGTGAACTCcaagctctctctctcgatctatCCATTGcagagctctctctctcgatctacCCATCTCCCAGCTCATCTCATCTCAAGCTCTCTCTTCTCCATACCCATCTCGAGCTCGACCAAACCCATCACTTCCTTCTCTCGTTGAGGTATTTTTGCCTCTGTTCTCGGATTGTAATGTGTCTGATACAAAAGTATGTGTCTTTGAGATGGGTTTGTGTCTGATGTTGATGCTTTACTGATGCTTTTGTAATGGGTTTATGTAATAGCTGGACAGGAACAGCGTCCAAGtggtttaattatttaaaaaaaaatatgactaaTGATTTATTAACACACCAAAATATCACAATATTCGTGATCAATATCTCTTATTTTCATTATACTTATGAGTTTGGTTCTTTAGTGTCAGTCTGTTTGTGTCTCTGCAAGTCTGTGTGAAATTAATGggtttttgtctttttcaggtCTCGAGTTCTGAAATTACTGATTTTGATGTTCTTCTCTATGCTCCTTGGTGCTACTGGAGTAAACGTTTGGTAAAAGGTGTgtagttgtgttttttttttctgttgacaTTTGTTGTTTTGTTCTTCAAAAGTATGTGTCTTTGAGATGGGTTTGTGTCTGATGTTGATGCTTTACTGATGCTAGTGATGGTCTCCTGTGTTGTCTTTGCGTTTATATTTGTTTCACCACCATTAGGCTTGTTTTGTTGCAAGAAGAGGTCACAAGTTCTTGTTTCTAGCTAGCTTCACACATCTTTTTTGTTCATGTTCTATCAGTTAGATGGGGATGTCTTTGCTGGGGATGTTTTActgattcttttttgtttgaacCCAAAGATGCAGAAACATGGTGATTTCAAGCTTCCTCAGTTCTTCAACTATCCTCCATACTTCCTCGGAATTATCTGATAAATGATCAGAACAGCAACTGAGTTAAACACAGCATGATAGGACGATTCTAATGAAGGCCTTGAAGCTGCTAGAGAACAAGGGCAAGCTTGCATTGTTCAAAGGAACATCGGCTGATGATGAAGGCTTCAAGTTCTCTTTCTGAATGCTACTCTCTGTATAAAAGAATGGCCAACAGAAGCTCTAACTCTATGAAAGAATCACTAGATATCCACAAGGATTTTGCAGTTGATCTTGAATATCAAACGCTCAGGTACTCCTGCCCGAAAAAAAGAGCTGAGATACTCCTGCCCGAAACTGCCCGGATTTAGAAAttcatttatctttatttttacacgaaaatttataaaaagacaaCGAAACCAAGAGAAACTTCTATAATTACAACTCTACCTAGGACTATCCAAACCCGGGCCCAGAACCGACCCAAACAAATCGGATATCCACTTCCAGAAATTGAATTCCCTAATACGTTTCCCCTCTCTCCCCATATTGGTTGATTGAAAAGACATAAAGTTCACCGTCTCTCACTAAGTAGAATTTATTCGAGTTATCTGAAAACCCTACTCAATTCGAATCCTCAATCGATaatcaaaaacacaaatcatgatgaatccagACGTTACGAAGGCAAAAGAAGACGGCTCGAGTAGTGTTGTAGGAGATGAAGCAAACCCAAGGATTATCGAGAAACCTGTCGGCCCAGGAACCGACCAAAGTCCCAGAGATGCAAATGAAAGCGAAGACAATGCCAGTGGAAATGGAAAAGGGAAAGAGGAAGAATCAACTAAGAAAAATGAAGGGAGGAATCAAGAGAAGTagacgaaggagaaaaagagaaggaagtcggagacaaaggagaaaaagagaaggaagcCGGGGACgaaggagatgaagagaaggaagtcggagacgaaggagaaaaagagaaggaacCTGGAGACGAAATAGAGCCCCGAAGAAACGAcgaagaagctgatgaaaggGAGATAATTCTATTTGGACGACATCATGAAACTGAGTCGCATGCAGATTCGGTAAgtattgaaattgaaaacttTTACATAGATGATTTGAAAGATTAGATAAGTGTGGAAAACTAAGTGGAATTTAGAGTTAGTGATTGCTGAACTAAGTCGAAGTTTGTGAAACTATATGTTGATGGTTGTAAGATGTCGTACGTGATCCGGTTCTCACTTGAGTGCAGGTTGTAGATGACGAAGAAAAGGGCATGCTACCGAAACTACACTTTCCTTCAAGCCAATATCAAAAGTCTTTAAAGCTTTCAGGAAAATGTTACATTGACTCGGCGATAAGAACTATTCAAACGATCCTGAAAGCGAAGGAGGTGGAATGGTTCATAGAGCACCCACAATTCCAGCATTTCTCCCATATTAAAAACCGAAAGCAGAAGCGGATGGGAATGTGGGTTCTCGTTTTGCGATCAGCTTGTGTTGCGAAGAAGCATGAGTTATGGTTTGTCATTAATGGCGTCGCAATCCGATATTCTCTTAGAGAATTAGGACTCATTTCTGGACTATACTGCCATGAGTATCCCCCCAACCATGAGAGGTTGGGTGGTACAACATTCATGAACAAGTATTTTGGAGGGAAAAGGGTAACATACGCTGACCTGGAGAAGCAGATGTTGGCGATGAAATCAAAGCCATCTGAGGATCGTAAGAAGATGGCCGTTATGTTCTTCTTAGCCAGCATCCTTGTCGGAGGCCGAAAGAGTGGTGAGGGAGCATCACCTGTGGACAGTTTCTTCCTGAGTGTTGTTGATGACCTAGATGCGTGTGTAACGTTCCCTTGGGGGCGGTATGCATTCGAACATAACTTGAAGGATGTCTCTACCCTTTTGGAAAAATGCGACGGGCTTGCGCCGACGAGTTGGGGTTTTACAAGCTTTCCTATCCCTCTGGAGGTATTCTCAAGCTCTCTTCAACATAGTTGTTTAATTGATGTTAATGTCTTTTTGTTGTGTGTTGGTAGTTGTTGGCCTTTGAGGCAATTCCAAGCTTGAGGAACCATTTCCGAGAAGATGTGAATGGTGCAAATAGTAGTTGCCCGCGGATGTGCAAGATGCAGTACAAACGGAAAAGTGGAACCAAGGAATTCAGTCTGAAAGCTGTGAACGATAAACTTGGTAATAATACAAAGGTAATTGATGTTTTATGTGGAGTTGAATTGAGGAGAAGGGACTTATGAGACTCATGAAAACTTGGTGAAACTAAGGTAATtagtatttttgtgtttttaccACAGGATATTGAGAGTATCTTGGTAGCAACATCAGCTGAGGAGGAACTTCTGGAAACCATAGGAATGGACAAGGAGAGTTGTTGGGCCGATGACGCCGATGATGCAGCAGTTGATGGTTGGACGAAGATAATACGGAAAGGGAAGAAACAAGTTTTCTTTGAAGAACAGTTCCGCATGGATTTAGAGTCTCGCACAGGTCAGATTGAAGGTCCCACCAATCCTATCGGAGGACCATCGAATAATGCACAATCTGGTCAGGCTAATGCTGATTCGGTGGAGGTTAGTGGAGCTACTCCTGGAGCTGAGGCTTTAAAAGCTATGGAAGGTCGGCTTATGAATGCAGTCAGAGATGCAGTTCGAGATGCTATGAAGGGAGTGAATGAAAAAGTCACTTTATTGTCTACGCAGCTAGGTCTGCTAGAAGAGGAAGTGAAAAGTCTTAGGTTGAGTGTTCCCGGAAGTGACAATCCGGCGGTCCAAGATGATGGTGATGGTAGTGATAATAACGAGTCGGAAGAAGAGGATGGTAGTGACAATAACGAGCCGGAGGAAGAGGATGGTGGTGACAATAACGAGCCGGAGGAAGAGGATGGTGGTGACAATAACGAGCCGGAGGAAGAGGACAATAATGTTGAAGATGCCATTCTCGAAATTTCAAAGGATGTACAGAGGGAATATGGTGATGTTGacgtggatgatgatgatgcggaGATGTATGCCCATGCTGCGGAGgtcgaaaaaaaattaatgtctGTAAACACGAAAAAAAGAGGTCGAGAAAAGATGATGGGAAAGAAACAGTTCCTGTGAAAAAGGTTAAGTTGGTTGGTGAAACTGTGAGGAGTCCCATTCAGCTAAGAAGCAAGGCAGCAGCGAAGGAGGCAGAAGCTGAGAAGGAGGCAGCAGCTAAGAAGAAGGCAGCAGCTAAGAAGAAGGCAGCAGGTAAGAAGAAGGCAGCAGGTAAGAAGAAGGCGGTGGCTAAGAAGAAGccgaagacaaaaaaaaaagtaggtaAGAAGACGGAGTGAATTCCCAGTATGTGGTTGTTTTAATGTGGATGAACTCGAATTATTCGGTCTGTATGACTTTAAATTCCCGTGACTTTCTTGTTTGATGTTGAAGACTGGTATTTAAGACTTATGTTATATATTGGGTAACTTCTCTCGGTAACttcgtgaatttatgatatttcgtagatcgtgaaggagggagaatagggaaactttagtaagtttcacttgcaacttagtgtaacttcgtgaatttatgatatttcgtagatcgtgaaggagggagaatagggaaactttagtaagtttcacttgcaacttagtgtaacttcgtgaatttatgatatttcgtagatcgtgaaggagggagaataggaaactttagtaagtttcacttgcaacttagtgtaacttcgtgaatttatgatatttcgtaGATCGTGAAGGAGGGAGAATAGGAAAACTTTAGTAAGTTTTACTTCCAACTTAGTGTAACTTAAGTAAATCCGAAGAGTCTTGGTAAATCAGAATCTCAAGCAAACAACAAGGGAACATAATCTCAAGCAAACAACAAGGGAACATAATCTCAAGCAAACAACAACAAGGGAACATAATCTCaagcaaacaacaacaacagataGTAGACTAATGTCATGGACCGGACGCATCTCATGGAGTGGTGGGATTCTGACGGGTTAGATTATACTTCAGTTCAGCAATCTCTGCAGCCATCGCATCCACGCGCTTCCTTAACATTTCAACCTCTTCCTGGACTCCGAAGACCCATGGTTGACGGAAATGGAAGCCATCATTCTAGACGTAAAACGGGAATGTATCAGAATCCGAAAGTATCAATAAAAAATCTGGGCGTTATCTATAAATCTGGGCGTTTTCTATAAATTACCTCATAATTTTTGCAAGTGAAGTATTTTCTCCCCGGTAAAGTATCAAAATCGGTTTGATACTTCAGGTTCCGAGCCACCTCGTTGATGATTGTCCCCCCACAAGGGCATCTGGTCGGAATCCCACACTCGGCATCCGCCACGCAGCCAAGCATGTTGATGTCTCTCTTCAAAGCCTTCATCTGGCTATACTCCTCGTCTGGATGAGTCATGATTTTGAGTAGAATAACCTAGATCTAGAAATAAGAGCGACCGATTGTAGAGAGAGATCTAGAGAGAGATTGAAtagtagagagagagattggctGAGGTAAATGgcgaaaacattaaaaataatggGTTTAATACACCTCTACGTCGCCTCCGCATCGATTTTGTGGAAAGTCAAAATTCGAAAAAATGGGCGGGAATTTTTTCGTGTAGGATTTTCGTGCTTATAGTTTCACTTAGTTTGTAGTTATACAAAAAcctttaaaattttacttttctgATTTTTCCGATTTTGTTGGTTTTACTGTATTTAGATGATTGATTTTATGGTTACACCTGatatattctattttctatCAACGTTTTAGATGTGCTCATGTatgataaaatttgattttgtgaCATATGTATCTTTTCTAATCCCACGAGGTAGTGTTTACAAAAAACATAGCTAACAATGATGTATTCTCTTCCCATTCGACAGAACATTGTTAACATTTCGTAAAGTATCAAAATCGTGACATTGTTAGCTAACATAGCCAAAAACATAGCTAACATTGATGTATTCGGATTTCTCAACA is part of the Raphanus sativus cultivar WK10039 chromosome 5, ASM80110v3, whole genome shotgun sequence genome and harbors:
- the LOC130494938 gene encoding uncharacterized protein At3g43530-like; amino-acid sequence: MGMWVLVLRSACVAKKHELWFVINGVAIRYSLRELGLISGLYCHEYPPNHERLGGTTFMNKYFGGKRVTYADLEKQMLAMKSKPSEDRKKMAVMFFLASILVGGRKSGEGASPVDSFFLSVVDDLDACVTFPWGRYAFEHNLKDVSTLLEKCDGLAPTSWGFTSFPIPLELLAFEAIPSLRNHFREDVNGANSSCPRMCKMQYKRKSGTKEFSLKAVNDKLGNNTKDIESILVATSAEEELLETIGMDKESCWADDADDAAVDGWTKIIRKGKKQVFFEEQFRMDLESRTGQIEGPTNPIGGPSNNAQSGQANADSVEVSGATPGAEALKAMEGRLMNAVRDAVRDAMKGVNEKVTLLSTQLGLLEEEVKSLRLSVPGSDNPAVQDDGDGSDNNESEEEDGSDNNEPEEEDGGDNNEPEEEDGGDNNEPEEEDNNVEDAILEISKDVQREYGDVDVDDDDAEMSRKDDGKETVPVKKVKLVGETVRSPIQLRSKAAAKEAEAEKEAAAKKKAAAKKKAAGKKKAAGKKKAVAKKKPKTKKKVGKKTE